TCACGCGCTGGTTGCGCGCCTCGACGACCGCGACGCGCCAGTCGGGATAGCCTTCGCGGCCCGGCAGCGTGACATAGAGTTTGCTGCCGTCAGCGGTGAGCGCCAGGGCGCGCGGCTCGCTGCGAAACGGCTGCTTGCGGTTGGGCCAGAACTGGTTGCCGCTTTTGACCACAGGGTTGTTCGGGTCAATGCGCGTGCCGGGGTCCGGCCGCCCATCAATGTAACCGGCGCCGAACATGATCTTCGTAAAGCGCGTTTGCCCGCCGCGCTCGCCCGCCGCCTCCGGGCCGACGATATCTTTTACCGGATCGCTGGTGGGGCCGGTGATGATGCGGCCCCGCGAGTCTGTCTTGACCGCGGTGGTGAAGAAGCGCAGGTTGAACGGCGCTTCCGGCGGCGGCTGTAGGATTTTGCGCTCGAACGGCGCGGATAACGTCGCGCCAAGCGGTGCGGCGCTGGTGCGGAATAGGTAAGAGGCCAGCCCCGCCGCAACCGTTACGGCGATGACGAGCCATTGGAGTCGTCGCTTCATGTCTACCTCCGAGGAAGAGTTTCAACGTTCGATAAGGAACGCGGACAAAGATCAAACGGGCAGAGCAAAGCCCGCCCGCCCGCCACGCGGGCCGGCAGCCTTCAAGGTCGGCGAATCAGAGATGTTCAGGTTGATGTGGAACGGCGCGAAGACCGTTTGTCTGAATACCCCTTGCCCGTTGACCCTCACCGTCCGTACTTGTTCTGCGAACAGGCAGGGAGACCCTGCCACCTCTGTAGAGCAGCGACGGCGGCGAAAGATACATGGAATTACGGCGGCGCGCGTTTTTTTCGGCGTGTTGCGCCGCCTTGGGCCGAGCGATATACTGACCCGCTCAATAAGGAGGTTGATCGTTATGGAGACTCTGCCGGATGATTTTCCAGACTACCTCAGGCACTCCGACCAGGACACGCCGTCGCCAACCTGGGAACAGGCGACGCTCAGCACCGGCGCGCCGAACCGTGAAATGATTCAGCACCTCGCCCGCATTGTCGCCCATACCGCAAGCGAAGCGGAGGCGCGGGAGGTCTGGAACTCCTGGGGGCCGGACGACCGGCGCTCGGTGGCGCTGATCGTTGACAAGATTTACTCGCAGGGCTGGCTTGACGCCATCGGCCCCATCCACAACATATGGCCCGGCGCTTTCAACTGCTACCCCCGCGAGAGCGCCGGTGGCAACTTCGCCGACGTGCTTGACGCCATGTCGGGTAATGACGGCCTCTTCATCGAATGCACCATCCGCAATGGCCTGTTTGCTTTCTTGAACGCTTACAATCACAAAGATTGGGAACAGGGTTGGATGGAGATGGGCGTCGCCAACGCCGCACTGCACATCGGCCTGAAGCGTGATGGCCTGGTCGAGATTCACCTGGAAGTCTTCAACCCGCTCTTCCTCAAAGGCGCGCCCAAAAAAGAGGTCATCCGCATTCCGCTTGTGGGCGCCTTCAACTACAAGCAGTTCATGTTGCATCGGCGCTGGGAGCAGACAGAGTTCGCCGGCCAGTCGCGCACCTCTGCGAATTTCTACCACCTGATGCGCCAGAGCGTGGCGTTGTCGTTTTAGCCGGCGAGTTGAAAGAAGACGTCTTCAAAAGGCGCGTCGGGCATGGCGGTCAATTCGCGCAAGCGTGCCGGCGCGTCTTCGGCGACAAGCTGTCCGGCGCGCATCACACCGACGCGGTCGCTGATGCGCTCGACGAAACTCATGACGTGCGATGAAAGCAGGATGGCTCGCCCGCTGCGGCGCTCATCTTCCATGCGCAACCGCAGCTTGCGCATCATCTCGACATCCAGCCCATTCAGTGGCTCGTCCAGCACATAGATGTCCGGCTCGCCGAGCATCGCCGCCGCCAGTCCCAGCTTCTTACGCATGCCTAACGAATAGCCGCCGGCGAGTTTGTCCGCCGCATGCTCCAGCTCGAAGAAGCGCAGCGCGTCGGGAACCTGCGCGGCGTCAGCGCCTTTCAAGCCGGCCACCAGCTCAAGGTACTCGCGCCCGGTCAGCCGGTTGTAAAGCGTCAGCTCTTCCGGCAGGTAGCCGAGGTGCCGCTTCGTCGCCGCATGCTGCGCGTGGTCTTCGTTACAAACCAGGATGCGCCCCGCGTCGGGCGTCGTCAGCCCCATGATCATGCGGATCAGCGTAGACTTGCCCGCGCCGTTCGCCCCGACTAGCGCGTAGACTTCGCCGGCGCGCACGCTCAGGCTGACGCCGGCGACGGCGACGACCGCGCCATAGCGTTTGACTACCGATTCGACTTCGATCAGCGTGTTGCTCAATCGCCCTCCGTCAACAGGTAGAGTCGCGCCATGTGGCGGCCCCGCTCTCTGAGCGAGTGCGTCGCCTGCACATGAATCACCAAGCCGGCGGGCCAGAAGATGACCGCCAGCGCGGCGGCGGCCAACTGCGCCGTCGTCAGAACAATGATGGCGAGGCCGGGCCGGGCCGGCATCTCGAAGGCCATCCAGCCGGTAAGCGAGCTCATCATCCACCACAGCCACAGACATTCAGCGAGCAGCGGCAGCAGGTAAATCACCGGCACCTGCCGGGTCAGCACGGCGACCAGCCATGCCGCCAGCGGTGCCGCCAGGCTCACGGCGCGCGCATACCAGAGCTTGGCGGCGCAGAGGTCGAGCCCTGTGATAGCCGAGGCGCGCTCCTGCCACATCATCGGCAGCTCGTAAGCGACCAGCAGCGGCGCGAGCGCCGTAAACATCGCCACCATCACCGCACAGCCGCTCTTAATGGCCAGCGCTTGCGGCGTCCACGTCAGGTCGAGCCAGCCGCCCGCCGCGCCCTGTGGCAGCGACCCGGTCAGTAGCGCCGCGATCAAGCCCGCAAGCAGCAACGCCGCCAGGCCGCCGACGACATAGACCGCCGACGAAAACGCTCGCAAGGTGAGTTGCAGGTCGCGCGCCAGTTGCGCCGCCACCGTATAGCCAAGGCGACGGCGCAGGCGTTCGGCGCTGAACAGACGCAAACGGCTCGTCGATTGCAGCCGCCGCGCGTATTCCATGTCGGCGGCGCGCCACCCGGCATGCTGAAACCGGGTGACGGCGTAGAGCGCTGCCGCAATCATCGCCGCCGCAATCATCAGCCATTGTGCCCCGCTCGCCGTGAACATATCGCTTCTGACGGCAAGCGCCAGCAGCAGGCCGCCGCCAAGCGCCGCGGGCAAGAGCAGCAGCAGGGCCGCCGCCGCCACCGGCTTGCGGCGCGTGTGGCCCCAGTGAATCCAGTTGAGCGCCGCCAGGATTTCTGTGAGCGAGGTTACAAAGACAAAGAGCGCCAGCGGCAGCCCGCTCGCCGCTTCAATCCATGAGGTGCCGGCCATGCGGCGGGCGACAATGGCGGCGGCCGCGACCACCAGCGTGCGACCGACGCGCGCCGTGACCGCCGCGTGCAGGTGCGTGTTTGATTCGAGCGGCAGCGCATCGAAGTAAGATTCCGGGCGGCGCAGGTGATAGATTTCTGCGGTGGCGCGCGACAGGCTCAAAGCGATGAGCGCGACTTCAAAGGCGATGGCCGCGGCGATCAACGTCGCCGGCGCGGGCTGCCAGTCGGAGAGGTTGTCAACGACGCGGGCGAT
The window above is part of the Blastocatellia bacterium genome. Proteins encoded here:
- a CDS encoding ABC transporter ATP-binding protein → MSNTLIEVESVVKRYGAVVAVAGVSLSVRAGEVYALVGANGAGKSTLIRMIMGLTTPDAGRILVCNEDHAQHAATKRHLGYLPEELTLYNRLTGREYLELVAGLKGADAAQVPDALRFFELEHAADKLAGGYSLGMRKKLGLAAAMLGEPDIYVLDEPLNGLDVEMMRKLRLRMEDERRSGRAILLSSHVMSFVERISDRVGVMRAGQLVAEDAPARLRELTAMPDAPFEDVFFQLAG